A window of Ictidomys tridecemlineatus isolate mIctTri1 chromosome 1, mIctTri1.hap1, whole genome shotgun sequence contains these coding sequences:
- the Rps23 gene encoding small ribosomal subunit protein uS12 — MGKCRGLRTARKLRSHRRDQKWHDKQYKKAHLGTALKANPFGGASHAKGIVLEKVGVEAKQPNSAIRKCVRVQLIKNGKKITAFVPNDGCLNFIEENDEVLVAGFGRKGHAVGDIPGVRFKVVKVANVSLLALYKGKKERPRS; from the exons ATGG gcaagTGTCGCGGTCTTCGTACTGCCAGGAAGCTCCGTAGTCACCGACGGGACCAAAAGTGGCATGATAAACAATACAAGAAGGCCCATTTGGGCACAGCCCTGAAGGCCAACCCTTTTGGAGGTGCTTCCCATGCAAAGGGAATTGTGCTGGAAAAAGT AGGTGTTGAAGCCAAACAGCCAAATTCTGCCATCAGGAAGTGTGTCAGGGTCCAGCTGATCAAGAATGGCAAGAAAATCACTGCTTTTGTACCCAATGATGGTTGCCTGAACTTTATTGAG gaaaatgatgaAGTTCTAGTTGCTGGATTTGGTCGAAAAGGTCATGCTGTTGGTGACATTCCTGGAGTCCGCTTCAAGGTTGTTAAAGTAGCAAATGTCTCCCTTTTGGCCCTATACAAAGGCAAGAAGGAAAGACCAAGATCATAA
- the LOC144376493 gene encoding uncharacterized protein LOC144376493, producing MCLRKPRSPASPLGLPIGTLLLALFPCACPLPDHRSRLRALQPSHAKLTHLVDATGPREREKRHRKEPQTTASKPRPIKDPTRCLCGACLEVNARDGGTRTTHPRIPCATSAGRAGALRKSTGLGLARQVRRRVGLLSCGFVWWSGTHQNIA from the exons ATGTGCCTGCGCAAGCCGCGCTCCCCTGCCTCCCCGTTAGGCCTCCCCATTGGAACCCTACTCCTAGCTCTATTCCCCTGCGCCTGCCCGCTCCCAGACCACAGATCCCGCTTGCGGGCCCTTCAGCCTAGCCACGCAAAGCTCACCCATCTTGTCGACGCCACGGGGCCGAGGGAAAGAGAGAAGCGACACAGGAAGGAGCCACAAACCACCGCGAGCAAGCCCCGCCCAATCAAGGACCCCACGCGGTGTCTATGCGGCGCCTGTCTCGAG GTGAATGCCAGGGACGGGGGAACGCGAACTACCCATCCCAGAATCCCGTGCGCGACGTCCGCGGGCCGCGCAGGCGCTCTCCGTAAATCCACCGGCCTGGGCTTGGCACGTCAGGTTCGCAGGCGGGTCGGGCTGCTGTCTTGTGGTTTTGTGTGGTGGAGTGGAACCCATCAGAATATAGCTTAG